ATTTCTCTCCACTCGATAGTTATCTTAATGATTGGTGAAAGCCTGCTTGCATCAAAAGCGTTCTTTTCTTTTTGGGATCGTTTGTTTTAGAGGAGACGTCCTGATCCTGGTCATACCTACAATGAAGACCCATTGTTCATCCATGCTGACTGGACACTCAATTTCCCCGATCCCTTGTACTGACCTGCACGACCACATAATAGTGTGAAGGGAAAAATAATCAGGAATACCATCTTTCGTACGCTCATAGCCTATGGACATGAGGTCATGGGAAGGGGATCGCAAAGCATGGCATCCATCGGACCTCCTGCTTGAACCTGGGCCATGATATGGTCTTGGCAACCAAAACCGACCAAATCCATTAGACAACCCCGAAGCCAAATTTTTCCCATTCGTCAATTCATTCCAAATGGTCTTATTGGCTTATGAGCAGTATGATTCCAGTCCATGCCCACAGGCCAATGATGCTGAGAAAAACGAATCCCAAGGATACCGATAAACTGATGAACACGGCCTTTTCCCCTTCAATGATCAATGAATCTCGTTTCATGAGATGTTCCTTGAATTTCTTCACCAGATTAGGGTCATCAAGTACGTTCTCTTTGAACGTACTTGATGGATGACGAATGTGTTCCTCAATGACAAGTCGTGGCTTTTGCGTCAGCGAGGCTGGGCGCTCTTCGAAACCCGGCGGTGTTTGTTACCTGAGCCGCCATTCTGGTCAATTGCGTGGCATAGGCGAGGAACTCTTCTTTCTCGAAATGAAGGGTAATCGATCCATAGGTGAGATGAATACGACTACAGTCACACACGTTCAGCTTGAGTTGTTGACTTGATGGCATAAGTGTCTCCTGAGTGGTATGAGGGTAATGTGCGAGTGAGTATCAGCAAAGGGTTGGGTTCAGATCCTGTTTGGCAAACATGAAATTGGTGATGGCAGGAGTATGGTTTCGTTCTTGCGCAGGCGGAAACGAAAAGTCCTGACATTGTTTCAATATGCCCAAAAGTCGGGTCATGCCATGCCAGTTGAACGAATGGTTCCGTCGGTCTCTGATTACTCCTTCTGGGTCGAAGATGAAGGTCTGGCATTGATTAAAGGGAGGTTTACTCCATAACCCCAGGGCTCGATCTAAACGGTGTGTAGGGTCAATTAACAAAGGGATGGAAAGGATGTTGGTTGTGGGGAGGTGCGATCCCTGAAACGAGTGAGCGGGGTGTGGCATACCCAATAGGAGGGCGCCCTGTTTTTTGACGGTTCTGCGAAACTGATTGAGAAACACGGCATCGCAAAATTCAAGTTTGGGAAGGCAACACAATATGCCCCATTGTCCTTCTAAGTTCGCTAGATCTAAATCGATCATATTTCCCTTCAGCAGTGCGGGAACTCTCATGTGGGGCAGGGTGGAATGTCCTATGTTCATGGGGATAGCCTCCATTGTTTGTGTCCTCCGACTAAAAAGAAGGGTTGGGCGCTCCGGAGGAGGAAAAGAACCCCAACCTTTTTGGGTGCGTACTAGGTAGCTCGCTCGGCCTGGAATTTTGTTCGTGTGAATGATTGTTTGCCTTCATTGGCATTTTGTCCGTGCTGGATTTCGCCAAATGGAAACAGATTGTTGTAATTGTGATTGCAAATATCATGATAATGAAAATCATTTGTATTTTCAATATCAAATTGAAATAAATATTTGGCTATGCTCAAAAAGGCAGAAAAGCCATGATTTGAGTTTTTAAACGGAACCAATAGACACCCTTCTTACGGAGAAGGGCTATCTTTCGGGCTCTTCTTCTCCCGGGAATGTGCGGTCATTTGATGTTTATTATTGCCAACACTGCGGTAACCCCGTCCATGCTTTCGAGCCTTGTCCCACTCATGGACCCAACCTCCCTGAGCGTCTTGAAAACGGTCTGAAGGTAAAAGATATTTGGTACATTTAGTGAAAACCAAGTCACTTTGATGATGAAAATAGGACTGAATCGGATTGGGAAGAGGAAAGAACCAGGGCGATTCTTCTACAAAGAAAGTTCCTGCCGGTGTACGGCTTTAGGTGTTTTTTTGTTCTTGGCTATCCGAGCGGTGGAAAAAATAGAAGCTTCCTGCAAGGTGAAGTAGGCAAAAACAAGCCCACGGTGAATGACTCACCGTGGGCTTAAGGAAATTTCCGTTTCTTCCAGTTGGGAGAGTTCCGTGGAAGACTTTGCTTGGGGCGATATGTTCCTCGTTTACTCGTAGTCTTCGTTTAAGGAACGTAGGAATGCTGTTAAGGCCGGGATGTCTTCTTGAATTAAGGCAATGTTTTTGAGGTGGGAAGCACCATTGCGAAGCAAGCCCTTTCGCGCTAAATCCGAATTTGTAATATACCCCCGGATCACATCTTCAAGAGTATCGGCGATACCGGCGTGACTATAGGGAGCCGAATGACTCAAATCCCGGAGGCCGGGAGTTTTGAAAGCGCCAATAGCTCTCGGGAGGAGTCGATCTGGTCGACAGGCTTGGAAGCCACGAAATACCCCAAAGTGTTCATTGAGGGCGTCCTCGCAGAGGATTGACCAAATGGGTAGCTGCGATTCGGGGAAATCAGGATTCCAGAAAATGTTCCAAATTCCCAGATCGGTCCATTGGGGGTTGTCTGGCGTGGGAATAGCGCGGAATGGTTCTTGAGCATGAGGATGTTTTGCCGTGGCAGGCAGGTAGGCTTCGATATTACTATTTCGTTGATGAAATCCTGGTATTTCCAGCATGGAAAACGTTCCGGGGCCGTGGATGCGTTCATATTCCGTCTGGGCAATTCCTGTGTTGTGAAACCGGAAGTCGGTGAAGTTTGGTGGTGTATGACATGCAATGCAATTCCCAATACCTCCTTGAGCTTGATCGCTGGGCCGAATTTGATGGCCTTTATGACGATGCTTATGTCGACCCTGTTGGGTGAAAAATATTTTCAGCCCTGCTAATTCTTCAGGACCAAAGGTGAACGGTTGCTCATGGAATTGAAACTGGCCATCTGCCGTATGGGGATTCTTCTCAACGAACTGCAGAGTCGGGCCATCGGAAGAAGAGGTTGAGGGCCATCGGGAATAATTTTGCGGATCGTATGACTCGAGAAAGTTAATCTGT
Above is a window of Candidatus Nitrospira neomarina DNA encoding:
- a CDS encoding redoxin domain-containing protein; translation: MNIGHSTLPHMRVPALLKGNMIDLDLANLEGQWGILCCLPKLEFCDAVFLNQFRRTVKKQGALLLGMPHPAHSFQGSHLPTTNILSIPLLIDPTHRLDRALGLWSKPPFNQCQTFIFDPEGVIRDRRNHSFNWHGMTRLLGILKQCQDFSFPPAQERNHTPAITNFMFAKQDLNPTLC